Sequence from the Anaerobaca lacustris genome:
GAAGGCTGTGGTTTCGGAGCCACTCTGAGATGGGGTGACCGTTTGCTCGGCACATGGGGCATGGCCATCGGCCCTGAGACGACCGGCGCGCCGCCGGACCTGTCGGGCGGGCCTGAGTGGGATGGTGTCCGTATCTGGCACGACCGTGAGTTCGAATAGGCCAAGCCGACAGCAAGGTGACCCGCCTGCGGCGGGTTGGCCCTTCCATGCTTGGGTATGCCCCTTCGACGAACTCAGATCGTGCATCTGTGATGGGCTCACTGTAAGCATCGTAGGGAGGGGCGAGGCATGCCTCGCCCCTACGGACATACGATGGGTGCTGTTCGTAGTAGCGTTTTGTGTTGCGTTGGGGGCGTGAATGCCGCAGAATGGGCGGGCATCGGCGGCGGGATGCTCTTGTCGGGTCTTCCGCGAGCGGCTTCGTCGATGGCAGCAACGGAACGCCGACACGTGGAGAATACGATGGCAACAGCGGCAGCACGGCATATTCTGGTCGAGACGCAAGAGAAGTGCGAAGACCTCAAGAAGCAGATCGAAGCGGGGGCCGACTTCGCAGACTTGGCCCAGAAGCATTCGAAGTGTCCGTCGGGCCGGCAGGGCGGCGACCTCGGCACGTTCGGTCCGGGCCAGATGGTGAAAGAGTTCGACGAGGTCGTCTTCAGCGCCGAGGTCGGCAAGGTCCAGGGCCCGGTGCAGACGCAGTTCGGCTATCACCTGGTCGAAGTGACCAGCCGGACCGCGTAACGAACGCGGCAAGGGCAGGCCGCAGGGTTCGGTGGCATAGGTAACGCCTGACGGCGTCACTACGAACGATGGCAACGCTTGAGGTCGAATCACTGACGAAACGCTACGGCTCGGCTCGCGGGGTCGAGCTCGTGACGTTTGCGATCGAGCCGGGCGAGATTTTTGGCTATCTCGGCCCCAACGGCTCGGGCAAGACCACCACGATCCGCTGCATCATGGGCCTGCTTCGGCCGACGAGCGGGCAGGTCCGCGTTCTGGGCCGTCGCGTGGTTGCCGGCCGGGCCACGGAGCACACTCGCCTCGGCTACCTGCCCGGCGAATTTCACATCTGGCCCGGAATCCGCGCCGCTCGTTCGCTGAACGTCCTCGGTCGTCTCGGCGGCGGCCGCCGGATCGCCGAGCGGCGCCGGCAGTTGGCCGAGCGGTTCGACCTCGACCTGCGCCGTCGCGTGGGCGATCTGTCCAAGGGCAACCGCCAGAAGGTGGCCCTGATCTACGCATTCCAGCACGAGCCGGACGTGCTCGTCCTCGACGAGCCGACGGCGGGGCTCGACCCGCTGATGCGACAAACGGCGCTCGAGCTGATCCGCGAGTCGGCCGAACGCGGTGCGACCGTGCTGCTGTCGTCGCACGACCTGGGCGAGGTCTCCGCCGTCTGCGGCCGCGCCGGCATCCTGCGCGAGGGCCGGCTCATCGAGGTCGCGCCCATCTCGCAGATCGTCCAGAGCAGCGAGCACCGGCTGACGGTGTGGTTCGCCGACGGACATCTGGCCCCGCGCCTGCCGGGCGAGCTGGCCGGCGTGCGCGTCGTGCGCCAGAAGCCCGGCGTGCTGGAGATCGCGTACCAGGGGCCGGCCAATCCGGTCCTCAAGTGGCTCGGCCGATTTGCGGTCGAGCGGATCGCCACGCCGCAGATATCACTCGAAGACGCCTTCATCCAGTACTACCGCCAGCCGTCCAGCGCATCGGCCGCGCGAGGAGGTGACGCATGAGTGCCCCGGCCCGGCTGCGGTTTCCCTTCCGCCTGCTGCGGTTCTGGTTCGTGCGGATTGCCCCGGCGTGGCTCGGCATCGCGATCCTGATCTTCTTCATGCAGATCGCCGTGGCCGCCATCGTCCACGACAACCACAACGTCCGCACGTTCCTGGCCTTTCTCAACCTGCTTCCGTCGATCGTCAAGAGCGCCCTGGGCGGCGACCTGCTCGATTCCGGCAGCATGACGGCCCTGCTGACCATCGGCTACCAGCACCCGTTCGTCCTGTTCCTGCACATGCTGTACGCGGTGGGCGTGCCGGCGGGCCTGCTCACGGCCGAGGTGCAGAAGGGTACGATGGAGCTGATCCTCAGCCGGCCCGTCGCCAAGACGCACGTCTACCTCTGCGCGGCGATCGTGACGCTGTTCGGCCTGTTCGGCCTGGACCTTGTCATGTTCGCCGGGACGGCGGCGTCGGTGCGGCTGTACCAGTTCAGCGAGCCGATCGATCTGTACCTGTTCTTTCGCATCGCGACCACCGCCGGCCTGCTGGCCGCCACCTTCGGGGCCTTCGCGCTTCTGTTCGCGGCCACGTTCCGGCGGCTCTACTGCGCCGTCGGCGTCTCCGTCGGCTTCCTGACGATCAACTACTTCATCGCCATCGTGGCCCAGTGGTGGCCTGCGATGCAATTCCTCCGGCGCGCGACCTTGTTCTATCTGATCTACTACTCCAACCTCTGGCTGGGCTGGCCCGTCCGCAACATGGCGATCCTCGCCGCCATCGCGCTGGCCGCCGCCGTCCTCGGCGCCCTGATCTGGCGCCGCCGCGACCTGTTCGTCTGACCATCCCCAATCCCGGCCGATTGGGGCGGCGGGTTCACGTAGGTCGTGCGTCCCATTCGGCGTTGCTCAGAGCCCGCCCTGAACACCGTTGAAGGGGCAGGCTCTCGCACGACATTGGGGCAGGCGAACGAGGACGTTCGCCCTACGCCGCACCCGTTGGGCGAAGGTCTTGCCCAACGTGCGGTCCGCCGGTACAATAGACGGAGTCACGGCCACGTGCGACGGCTGTGACGCGGGACCGTGGTTCTGGAGCGGAGAACAAGAATGCGGACGATTCAACGAGACGGTGACACGTTCGATGGGCGGTGGCGACCGTGACAGCGGACATGGAGACGGTCGAACGGCGCCTGGCGGCGGTGCTGGAGAAGGAACGCCGCGATGCGATGGGGTATACGGTGCTGACCGTACTGGCGACGCCGCTCTTTGTGGCGATGGCCGCTCTGGTTGTCATGATGGCGACGGCGTATATTTTCCACCTGCAAGGCGTGCAGATTCCGAACGCCACAGCCTTTTACACGGCCACCAGTGCTTTTCTGGCCTATATGATCGTCTTCGTCCTGGTCAACGCCCACCGTTCGCGCGACCAGTTCGAGTTCGAGCCGGTATGGATCGCGGGCGTGGCGCTCTTCCTGGTCGTGCTGGCGGCGACGTACGCCACGCCTTTGCCACAGGTTTACCCGGTGGGTTTCGCGTTGGCGTATATCGTGACGGGGCTGCTCGTCCTCGGATTGATCGGACAGGTCGAGTTGCCGGCCGATGTCGCGCAGATGCCGCAGAAGGGCGAGCATTTCCTTCTCGCGCTGATCCTCGCGGTTTCGGGGTTCATCGTGACGGCGTACGGCCAGATCGCCCGCAGCTCGTGGCTGTGGGCGCCGGCGAAACCCGACGAGGTCCGGCTGGGCGCCTGGCTGCTCTGCAAGCTCGCCGACGACCCCGATGGGACGATGTCGGGCGACGCCGTCAAGGGCCGCATCGTGGACATCCTGGTCCGCCTCAAGCTGATCGGCGTCACCGAAGCCGGCGCCGCCCTCACCCACAAGGGCCTCGAATTCATGCGGGCCGCAGCCGACCCGGTCGATGGTTGCAGCCGCCGGAAAGGGACATCATGACGCCGATTCGGTTGGGACTGATCGCATTGCCGTGGTGGACGACGTTTGGTGTGTTCCTGTTCTTGGATTTGTACCTGCGATACCCCGTGGTGGGTACCGTGTTGCGTCTGCTGATGCCGCTGGTCTTGCTGTGCAATCTCGCGGGCATCGTAATGGGCGTCGGGCGAATCCGCCGTGACAGCCGCAGGGCGGTCGTGGTGGGGCTGGTCCTGAACGCTGTACCGCCGGCGTTTTTCGCCGCATTCTTCCTGTGGCTCTTTTTCGGCTTGAAGATGTGAAGGACGGCGTCGCACGTGAAGAAGGATGAATGGATATGACCGGACGCGTGGGACATACGATTCCTCGATACTACTATCTGCTGACGCCGGCGTTCATCCTGCTGGACTACGTGGTGGGCATCAACATTCGCGTGGCCGTCTTGGATGCGACGCCCGTCTACAAAAATCTGTACTATGGCTTCTGCGTGCTGTGCGGCGTGGTGGTGCTCGTGCTTCCACGGGCTTCAGCGGTGGTGGCGTTTGTCGAGAGCACGATCCTCATCTTCCTGACCGTGCCGGGGGTGTTCCGGCCGCTGGTCGAGAACGTGGAGCGGTTCGCTGATCTGAACGCCGACTGGCAGATGGCCGGGGCGCTTCCCTTGGAGGGGATGCTGAACCTGTTGATGGCGGCAGCGATTGCGGTCCTCGCCTTCCATCTGAGCCTCTCCGCCCTCGCCAATCGAGGCGGTCCCGCCGGTAGATGTGCAGAATAGCTCGTAACAATCGGCCCTTGGACGCAATGTAATAGTCGAGGGACGTTCGTGATAGGATGGTGTTGTTCGTTCCGCTGTCAGGGACTAGGAAATGGGTGGCAACGCCGATGTACGGATCAAATGGATCAGGGCTTTGCTGGGGCTGTTCGTTGTCGGGCTGCTGCTCAGCGGGTTGACGGCCTTTCCCATCAAAACCGAAGTGGACTTTCTGCAGCGCGTCTTCGGCGAAGGATCGCCGACGCAGACGTGGTGGCCCTGGCTGGCCCGGTGGATTTCGCACGTGCATCGCGGCGTGACCGAGGCGAGCGAGAACTATCCGTTTCTCTTCTACGGCACGGACTGGCTGGCCTTCGCCCACATCGTGATTGCCGTCGCGTTCCTCGGCCCGTTGCGCGATCCGGTGCGGAACGTCTGGGTCGTCGAGTTCGGCATGATCGCATGCGTCCTCGTCATCCCGACGGCCCTGATCTGCGGCCCGATTCGAGGCATTCCGCTCTTCTGGCGGCTGATTGACTGTTCCTTCGGCGTCGTCGGCATCATCCCGCTATACCTCGCCCGCCGCGCGATCCGCAATCTCGGTGTCCGCGCAGGTTCTATCGCAACGACATCTCCCGGTACAGAGAACTGAGGATGGCAGCGTAGGGGCGACGCATGCGTCGCCCTCACCACCTCTGATGACGAAGTGCATCCGCACTCGCGCAATCGGCGGTTGCCTGAACGGGGGTGGGGCGGTATCGTAGTGCGCGTTTCGAACGGTCACGAGTTTTGGAGATGGGCATGGCTGAGGTGGTGGCAGGGCGCGCGGGGACGTGGGCCGTCTGGTTGCGGGCGGTGCGGGCGTTCTCCTTTCCGGCGTCGATCGTGCCGGTCGTCGTCGGTACGGCGATGGCGGCCCGTTCGGATGGTGCGGTCGCCTGGTGGCTGGTGCCGTTCGTGGCGGTCGCGTCGGTGCTGATGCACGCCGGGACGAACCTCATCAACGACTTCTTCGACTACCTCAAGGGCGTGGACACCGACTACTCTTACGGCGGCAGCCGGGTCCTCGTCGAAGGGCTGCTGTCGCCTCGGCAGGCCTTTGTCGGAGCGCTGGCGATGTTCGGCGCGTCGTGCGGCATCGGGCTGCTGTTCATCGCGGTACGCGGCTGGCCCATCTTCGCGCTGGGCGTAATCGGCCTGCTCGCCGGGTTCTTCTACACGGCCCGGCCCGTCGGGTACAAATACTTCGCGCTGGGCGATGCCCTCGTGTTCATCCTGATGGGCCCGCTGATGGTCATCGGCTCCTACTTCGTCCTGACCGGCTCGTACGATCACGCGGTCCTGATCGCCAGTCTGCCCGTCGGCTGTCTCGTCGCCGCCATCCTGGCCGCCAACAACATGCGTGACATCCAGCACGACCGCGACGCCCAGGTGCGCACCGTCGCCAGCCTGCTGGGCCACGACCGCGCACGGCTGGAGTACTACGGTCTGGTCGGCGGGGCCTACGTCGCCGTGCTCGGGATGATCGCCGGTGGGCTCGTCGGCGCGTGGGGTCTGCTGATCCTCGTTACCGTGCCGCTGGCGGTCCGGAACGCTCGGCGGGTGGCTCGCAGTGAGGCGGAGCGACCCGAAACCATCGCGACGCTCGATGTGCAGACCGCACAGTTGCATCTGGCGTTCGGGCTGCTCTTTGCCCTGTCGATTCTGCTCGGCGCGGTGTTCCAATGAGGCTGGTCTGGGTTCTCAGTGCGGCCGCCGCCGGGCTGTGGTTCGTGATGTTCTCACCCTGGACACGGGATGTGGTGCCGTTTTGGCCGGCGATGGCGTTCTCTTCCGGCGTATTGGCGTTGGCGGGCCTGTGGCTCAGCCGCGACGCGCTGGGCGAGGTCTTTGCCTTTCGCTGCTGGCACGTCTCGGTGGGTGTGGTCTCGGCGCTGGTGCTCTATCTGATGTTCTTTGTCGGCCACAAGATCGCCGCGGCAATCCTGCCGTTCGCCTCCGATCAGGTCGCTCTGGTCTATCGCACGCGGAGCCAGGCGGAGCTGTGGCTGATTGCGGTGCTGCTGTTCGCCTGGGTCGGCCCGGCCGAGGAGATTTTCTGGCGCGGCTACGTCCAGCGGCGATGCGGGCATCGCTTCAGCCCGCTCGCCGGCCTGGTCGTGACCGCCGCGATCTACACGCTCGTGCACATCTGGTCGTTCAACTTCATGCTGCTGGCGGCGGCGGCCCTGTGCGGCCTGTTCTGGGGTGCGATGTTCGCCCTGTCCCGCTCCGTCTGGCCCGCCCTCATCAGCCACGCCCTCTGGGACGTCCTGATCTTCGTCCTCCTGCCGGTCGCCTGATGAAGGTCAGCCGAGCGACCTTTCGGAAAACCACTTGACGGCGGCATGGGCCAGGGCTATACTTTGTATATCCATTGGAGGATCCATTATGGTCGCCAAAGTGCAGAAATGGGGCAACAGCCAGGGGTTGCGGCTGAGCAGGCAACTGCTGGAGGATGCGAAGATCGCTGTGGGCGATCCGGTGGATGTCGCCGTTCACGACGGCGTGATCGTGGTGGCTCCTTTGAAACGCCGGCGCGGCAAGCACAGTCTGCGCGATCTGGTCGGGCGCATCCCCGAAGGGCACGAGGCCCAGGAACTCGGCTGGGGCGGCCCGGCCGGCAGAGAGGTCTGGTAAATGCCTGCGTACGTTCCGCGCCGAGGCGATTTCATCGCATTGACCTTCGACCCGCAATCGGGCCACGAGCAGAAGGGCCGCCGGCCTGCGCTGGTCATCAGCCATGATCTCTTCAACAAGCATACCGGCCTGGCCATCGTATGCCCCATCACCAGCACGGATCGCGGCTTTCCGTTCCACGTGCCCATCGGCCAATGCGGCAAAGTGACCGGTTTCGTGATGACCGAGCAGATCAAGTCTATCGACTTCCGGGCCCGCAGCGCCAGGCGCATCGCCAAGGCCCCGGCGGCCATCCTCGACGAAGTCCTCTCCATCCTCGACGCCTGCCTCTATTGAGCAAGGCGCCAAGCCTGGGATCTGACGGCGGGACGCGATAGGCTTGCGGACCCTTTGGTCTGCATTTGCAGCTTGCCTTTGTGGTCTGCACGTGTCAGAATAGGTTGTTCGACAAGAGTTCAGACGCTGAGCATCTCACTGGATTGGGAAGTGACGGTTATCCAAGATGCCAGACCTACCAGAGAATGTTCGCGAGTTCATCGTACGAGACCTGATCTACATCATTGGCGGTGGGATGGTCATCGGGAGCTTCCTGTATCGCTTTGATCGATTGCCTGGCCAAGACACCCCGGTCGCCTTCTATGTCTTTGGCGCTGGTATTGCGTACGTTGTGGGCAACGCCTTGCAGGAGTTCTTCTGCATCATTGGGTTGGTTGATATATGGGGTGTGGATGAGCGATAGAGCAGGGATTGTGTATTCGACGGCGCAGGGGCGGATGTGTCCGGCGTGCGGTGAGCCGGTGGCCCGGTGCGTTTGTCGGCAGCGGCAGGCCGGCGAGGTCCCGGAAGGCGACGGGATCGTGCGCGTCAGCCGCGAGACGAAGGGCCGCAAGGGCAAGGGCGTGACGCTGATTGCCGGCGTGCCCGTCGATGAGAACAGGCTGCGCAGTCTGGCCAAGGACCTCAAACGCAAATGCGGCGCAGGCGGGACCGTCAAGGACCGCATCATCGAGATCCAGGGCGACCACCGCGACCTGCTCGTCGAGGAACTGACCAAACAAGGTTACACCGTCAAGCGGGTGGGTGGATGAAGACGCTGAGCGATATCCCATTTGAGTTGGACCT
This genomic interval carries:
- the menA gene encoding 1,4-dihydroxy-2-naphthoate octaprenyltransferase; its protein translation is MAEVVAGRAGTWAVWLRAVRAFSFPASIVPVVVGTAMAARSDGAVAWWLVPFVAVASVLMHAGTNLINDFFDYLKGVDTDYSYGGSRVLVEGLLSPRQAFVGALAMFGASCGIGLLFIAVRGWPIFALGVIGLLAGFFYTARPVGYKYFALGDALVFILMGPLMVIGSYFVLTGSYDHAVLIASLPVGCLVAAILAANNMRDIQHDRDAQVRTVASLLGHDRARLEYYGLVGGAYVAVLGMIAGGLVGAWGLLILVTVPLAVRNARRVARSEAERPETIATLDVQTAQLHLAFGLLFALSILLGAVFQ
- a CDS encoding translation initiation factor Sui1, coding for MSDRAGIVYSTAQGRMCPACGEPVARCVCRQRQAGEVPEGDGIVRVSRETKGRKGKGVTLIAGVPVDENRLRSLAKDLKRKCGAGGTVKDRIIEIQGDHRDLLVEELTKQGYTVKRVGG
- a CDS encoding peptidylprolyl isomerase, encoding MATAAARHILVETQEKCEDLKKQIEAGADFADLAQKHSKCPSGRQGGDLGTFGPGQMVKEFDEVVFSAEVGKVQGPVQTQFGYHLVEVTSRTA
- a CDS encoding type II toxin-antitoxin system PemK/MazF family toxin, which encodes MPAYVPRRGDFIALTFDPQSGHEQKGRRPALVISHDLFNKHTGLAIVCPITSTDRGFPFHVPIGQCGKVTGFVMTEQIKSIDFRARSARRIAKAPAAILDEVLSILDACLY
- a CDS encoding AbrB/MazE/SpoVT family DNA-binding domain-containing protein, which translates into the protein MVAKVQKWGNSQGLRLSRQLLEDAKIAVGDPVDVAVHDGVIVVAPLKRRRGKHSLRDLVGRIPEGHEAQELGWGGPAGREVW
- a CDS encoding ABC transporter ATP-binding protein; its protein translation is MATLEVESLTKRYGSARGVELVTFAIEPGEIFGYLGPNGSGKTTTIRCIMGLLRPTSGQVRVLGRRVVAGRATEHTRLGYLPGEFHIWPGIRAARSLNVLGRLGGGRRIAERRRQLAERFDLDLRRRVGDLSKGNRQKVALIYAFQHEPDVLVLDEPTAGLDPLMRQTALELIRESAERGATVLLSSHDLGEVSAVCGRAGILREGRLIEVAPISQIVQSSEHRLTVWFADGHLAPRLPGELAGVRVVRQKPGVLEIAYQGPANPVLKWLGRFAVERIATPQISLEDAFIQYYRQPSSASAARGGDA
- a CDS encoding CPBP family intramembrane glutamic endopeptidase, producing MRLVWVLSAAAAGLWFVMFSPWTRDVVPFWPAMAFSSGVLALAGLWLSRDALGEVFAFRCWHVSVGVVSALVLYLMFFVGHKIAAAILPFASDQVALVYRTRSQAELWLIAVLLFAWVGPAEEIFWRGYVQRRCGHRFSPLAGLVVTAAIYTLVHIWSFNFMLLAAAALCGLFWGAMFALSRSVWPALISHALWDVLIFVLLPVA